One window from the genome of Nocardioides panaciterrulae encodes:
- the thrS gene encoding threonine--tRNA ligase gives MSDIKVVLAHADAREEKTVTTGTKAWELFAGDDSVIAARVGGVLKDLAYEVGDGDEVEGVAIDSADGRDILRHSTAHVMAQAVQQLWPEARLGIGPPIENGFYYDFDVETPFVPEDLAKIETAMRKIIKENQRFSRRPVSDHDAIAELKDEPYKVELIGLKGSGKGEDAAEGASVEVGAGELTIYDNIRRNGDVAWSDLCRGPHLPTTKRIPAFKLMRSAAAYWRGDEKNKQLQRIYGTAWETKEALEEHLHRIEEAERRDHRKLGRELDLFSFPDEIGSGLPVFHPKGGVIKRVMEDYVRQRHIEEGFEYVGTPHIAKEGLFYTSGHLPYYGEGMFPALDVDGMDYRLKAMNCPMHNLIFRSRQRSYRELPLRLFEFGSVYRHEKSGVVHGLTRVRGFAQDDSHSYVTPEQAPAEIQHLLDFCLGLFRDFGLDDFYLELSTRDDSKPDKFIGSDEDWELATSVLAKVATDSGLELVPDPGGAAYYGPKISVQARDAIGRTWQMSTIQYDFNQPSADRFDLEYVAQDGSRQQPVMIHSAKFGSIERFIGVLVEHYAGAFPPWLAPVQVQGIPVAERHNDYLYDLARQMKARGLRVEVDDSDDRMQKKIRNAQLQKVPFMIIAGDDDVEAGAVSFRYRDGHQENGVPVAEAIARVVAAVESREQV, from the coding sequence GTGTCCGACATCAAGGTCGTCCTCGCCCACGCCGACGCGCGCGAGGAGAAGACCGTGACGACGGGCACCAAGGCGTGGGAGCTCTTCGCGGGCGACGACTCGGTCATCGCCGCGCGGGTCGGTGGCGTGCTGAAGGACCTGGCGTACGAGGTCGGCGACGGCGACGAGGTCGAGGGTGTCGCCATCGACAGCGCCGACGGCCGCGACATCCTGCGGCACTCGACCGCCCACGTGATGGCCCAGGCCGTGCAGCAGCTCTGGCCCGAGGCGCGGCTCGGCATCGGCCCGCCGATCGAGAACGGCTTCTACTACGACTTCGACGTCGAGACGCCCTTCGTGCCCGAGGACCTCGCGAAGATCGAGACCGCGATGCGCAAGATCATCAAGGAGAATCAGCGGTTCTCCCGCCGACCGGTCTCCGACCACGACGCGATCGCGGAGCTCAAGGACGAGCCCTACAAGGTCGAGCTGATCGGCCTGAAGGGCTCCGGCAAGGGCGAGGACGCCGCTGAGGGCGCCTCGGTCGAGGTCGGCGCCGGTGAGCTGACCATCTACGACAACATCCGCCGCAACGGCGACGTCGCGTGGAGCGACCTCTGCCGCGGGCCGCACCTGCCCACCACCAAGCGGATCCCGGCGTTCAAGCTGATGCGCAGCGCCGCGGCGTACTGGCGCGGCGACGAGAAGAACAAGCAGCTCCAGCGCATCTACGGCACCGCCTGGGAGACCAAGGAGGCGCTCGAGGAGCACCTGCACCGCATCGAGGAGGCCGAGCGCCGCGACCACCGCAAGCTCGGGCGCGAGCTCGACCTGTTCAGCTTCCCGGACGAGATCGGCTCGGGGCTGCCGGTCTTCCACCCCAAGGGGGGCGTGATCAAGCGCGTCATGGAGGACTACGTCCGCCAGCGCCACATCGAGGAGGGCTTCGAGTATGTCGGCACCCCCCACATCGCCAAGGAGGGGCTCTTCTACACCTCCGGGCACCTGCCCTACTACGGCGAGGGCATGTTCCCGGCCCTCGACGTCGACGGCATGGACTACCGCCTCAAGGCGATGAACTGCCCGATGCACAACCTCATCTTCCGTTCGCGGCAGCGCTCCTACCGCGAGCTGCCGCTGCGGCTCTTCGAGTTCGGGTCCGTCTACCGCCACGAGAAGTCCGGCGTGGTCCACGGCCTGACCCGCGTGCGCGGCTTCGCCCAGGACGACTCGCACTCCTACGTCACCCCGGAGCAGGCGCCCGCGGAGATCCAGCACCTGCTCGACTTCTGCCTCGGCCTGTTCCGCGACTTCGGGCTCGACGACTTCTACCTCGAGCTGTCCACCCGCGACGACTCCAAGCCCGACAAGTTCATCGGCTCCGACGAGGACTGGGAGCTGGCCACGTCGGTGCTGGCCAAGGTCGCCACCGACTCCGGTCTCGAGCTCGTGCCCGACCCGGGCGGGGCCGCCTACTACGGCCCGAAGATCTCGGTGCAGGCGCGGGACGCCATCGGTCGCACCTGGCAGATGTCGACCATCCAGTACGACTTCAACCAGCCGTCGGCCGACCGGTTCGACCTCGAGTACGTCGCCCAGGACGGCTCGCGCCAGCAGCCGGTGATGATCCACTCGGCCAAGTTCGGCTCCATCGAGCGGTTCATCGGTGTCCTCGTGGAGCACTACGCCGGGGCCTTCCCGCCCTGGTTGGCGCCGGTCCAGGTCCAGGGGATCCCCGTCGCCGAGCGGCACAACGACTACCTCTACGACCTCGCGCGGCAGATGAAGGCGCGTGGGCTGCGGGTGGAGGTCGACGACTCCGACGACCGGATGCAGAAGAAGATCCGCAACGCCCAGCTGCAGAAGGTGCCGTTCATGATCATCGCCGGCGACGACGACGTCGAGGCCGGTGCGGTCTCGTTCCGCTACCGCGACGGACACCAGGAGAACGGCGTCCCGGTCGCGGAGGCCATCGCCCGGGTGGTGGCGGCCGTGGAGTCCCGCGAGCAGGTCTGA